In Edaphobacter aggregans, the sequence AGCCGCCGCCACCCACGCGCTTCCGCAGCTCATCACCCTCACCGACATTCACGGCGACCTGCACATGCACACGACCGAGACCGACGGCGCCAACACCATCCGCGAGATGGCCGAGGCCGCTCTTGCCCGTGGCTTGAAATACATCGCCATCACCGACCACAGCAAAAATCTCGCCATGACCAACGGCATGGACGACAAGCGCGCCCTCGCTCACATCAAGCGCATCCGCGAGGTCGACGCTCAAATGCAAGGGCGCATCCGCGTTCTTCCCGGCATCGAGGTCGACATTCTCGCTGAAGGCCAGCTCGACCTCGACGACTCCACCCTCGCCCAGATGGACGTCGTCGTCGCCAGCGTCCACAGCCGCTTCGACCAGCCCATCGACCAGATGACCGACCGCATCCTCTGCGCGCTCGAAAATCCGCACACAAGAATCCTCGGCCACCCCACCGGCCGCAAGGTGCTGAAGCGCGACCCCTACGCCCTCCACCTCGACAAAATTCTCAAGCGTGCCGCCGAGCTGGGAGTAGCCGTAGAACACAACGCCAGCCCAGCCCGAGCCGACCTCAACGATCTCCACCTGCGACTGGCCAAACAACATGGCTGCAAAATCACCATCAACACCGACGCACATAGCACAGACGAGCTAGACCAGATCCGCTACGGCATCACCCAACTCCGCCGCGCTTGGCTGACCCCCGCCGACCTCATCAACACGCAGCCCACCGCCGAAGCCCTGCTAACTCAACTCCGCTCCAAACCGTGAATGCCCGCGGCAATGGTCTTCAACCCGTGCTTCCAGTTCACATCGGCAAGTAGCTTTATCCAAAGCGCTCCAGTGGCGATATACGAACAACACCAGCATCTCATCGATGCAAACGCGATATCCTAATAAACGTGGCTCACTCCGCGACAACCGATCACGTCCTGGCTCAAGCGAAAGCCACGCCCACGCTGCTGGCCGACTACGCAACCCTCTTCAAGCTCCGTGTCTCCACCATGGTCATCATCACTGCGGGAGCAGGCTTTTACCTCGGCTCACTGCGCAGCGGCATCAGCCCGTTCCATGCCGGCTTGATACAGGCTCTCGCCGGGATCGCCGTCGTCACCTGCGGCTCCAGCGCTCTGAATCAAGCCCTCGAGCGCCGCACCGACGCCCACATGCGCCGCACCTCCAACCGTCCCATGGCAGCGGGCCGTATCTCGCTTGCCCACGGCCTTCTGCTCGGATTCGCAGCTATCTTCCTTGGCTCTCTCTACCTCGCCTACACGACGAACCTTCTGACCGGAACCCTGACGCTTCTCACGGCTATCGGCTACGTCGGCATTTACACTCCGCTGAAGCGCATCACCCCTATCAACACCTTCATCGGAGCCTTCCCCGGCGCGCTTCCTCCGCTCATCGGCTGGACCGCCGCCCGCGGCGTGATCGAGTGGCCCGCCGTCGCGCTCTTCGCCATTCTCTTCGTCTGGCAGTTTCCGCACTTCATGGCCATCGGCTGGCTCTACCGCGACGACTACGCCGCCGCCGGCATCCGCCTCACCCCTACCCAGACTGACCCACAGGATGCCGCACGCTCCACTGTCATCCAATCGCTCTTCTACGCCGTCCTGATGATTCCCGTCAGCCTCTGGCCCACATGGCTCGGCACGACCGGCAACTTCTACGCCGTCGCGGCCACGATCCTCAGCGCCGGATACCTCTGGTACACCATTCGCTTCGCCCGGATCGTCCGCGCGCCGCTGGCACCCGACGCCCGCACCTATGCGCGTGACCTGCTCAAAGCCTCCGTCATCTATCTTCCCCTCCTCATGGCCGCCATGATGCTCGACGCGAAAGGACGCCTCCTCTTCTAATGCCCGGTACTACCTCAGCCAGCTCCCTGCCAAACAATCAGCTTCGTACGCCGCCCGCAATCATCGCCGCTATCATCGCGGTCAGCGCAGTTGCCAGCGCTTTCATCTGCTGGCTTGTCTACTTCCACGCTCCAACTGATGTCGCGGGAACCCAACTTCGCTCGCTTCCTCTCGTCAACGCAATTCTTAACGCGCTTGCAACCATCGCGCTGCTCTTCGGCTATCGCTTCATCCTCGCCCGCCGTATCCCTCAGCACCGCGCCGCGATGTTCGCCGCCTTCTTCTTCTCGTCGATCTTCCTCGTCTCTTACCTCGTCAACTTCAATCTCCACGGCGAAACGCACTTCAACCGGCTCAGCCCCTGGTGGCCTTTCTACTGGAAGCTCCTCGCATCGCACATTGTTCTTTCGGTGCTGGCGCTTCCGCTGATCCTCATCACGTTTTTCCTCTCGCTCACTGGCCGCTTTCCTATCCATAAAAAAGTGGCACGCTACACCTTCCCTATCTGGCTCTACGTCTCCATCACCGGAGTCATCATCTACTGGATGCAGTCCGCAATCCACTAACTCGGCAATCACATTCGTTCGCTATTCCTTAATCCAGTTCCCTGCCCTTATGCAGCCAGATACAAAAAAACTCCTCACCACCGGCCTCTGGATCTTCGGCACTGGAGTCCTTGCCGCTCTGCTCGCCTTCACTGTCTTCGGCGGAATAGGCCGCCAGGGTCCGCACACCAACTCTGGCTGGCTGGCGCTCGTCCTCGCGCTGGGATGCCTCCCCACTGGCTTCCTGACTCTGGTCCTCGCCGCTATGAAGCTCTTCGCCGACCGACGACGCTAACTCTCTGCTATCCTTTGCGTTACCCGGAGGGACCGCTTGCGCCGATTCGTCATCCAGTTCACTTTGCTCCTTAGTTCTGCTGCCTTCGCACAAACTCCTCAGGTCCCGCTGCAGCTCTCTCCGCAATCTGCTTACGAACAAGCGACTCGCCCGCTAGAGATCACTCGCCGGTCTATTCAGAATTGGTCCGACTCAGAAACCGCCGCTCTCAGCGTCGCCATCCAGCAAGCAAAGGACGCGTGCTCTGCACGTACCGCAAATCAATTCTCCGGCGAGGATCTCATCGCTTACGCTCGGCTCTGTTCGCTCGGGCTGCAATGGCCAACCGTGCAGGAAGCAGCGACCCTCTATCTCGACGCTACGCACAGAACAGGTCCAGAGGCCAAGCCCGCTGACGCCTTTCCCGGTCTTACGCAGGCCTATGGCTACATGATCGACTCCAGCCTGCACCTCAACGATCCTGCAGCCGCGCTTGTGGCGTCCTTCGAAATGCTCAAGACCGTTCCTTACACGGACCTCACCTCTCAATCGACAAATGAGACCATCCGTTACCTCCAACTCATACAGACTCCCGATGCGCTCAGCCTCCTCGCAAAGCGTCAGGCTGTCCTTCTCCCTTTACTCCGCTCAGCTGCAATCGCCAATCCCACGTCATCTCAACACCAGCTTTCGCTGCATGATCTCTACGCCGACGGCATCGAACTCGCCTCTCTCCAGCAGTTTGCCAACCAACCCGACGCCGCTGCAGCCACCATCGCTGAGCTCGAGGCTGCACTTCCGCCGAATCTCTCAACCGACGAGTCCATCCTGATCGCTGAATCCCGCCGTCAGTACGCGCTTCTGGGTACGCCCCTGCCGAACATCGCTTCTTCTGCTTATCTTCTTCGCGAGCCGGTCAATCATCCGCCCCACATTGAGACCTACTTCAGCGCAGCCACGGCGCTTCTCCTCTTTCCCGATTGGTGCGCGCAATGCATCCGTATGGGGCCGCAGCTCATGGGCGCACTCTCTCGCATTACGCAGTTCGATGGCCATTTCTTCGCTCTTCTCGCCCAGGCAACTCCATTTCCAACGCCAACGCCCATACCTGCCAGAACCAAGCCCGCCTCGGCCAAAGCAGCCCGTTTCCTCCCTTCGTCCGCTGCTCCAGATGCGGCCCTCGATCAAGCCCAATCTCTGCCCAAAACTCCCGCCGAACTCCTGCGCGGCACCCCAACCCTTGTCGTTTCCAACGATATCCTCACCCGCTTCGCTGCTAATGACTTCCCCGTCCTGATCGTCACCGACCACAATGGGATCATTCGATTTCTCCAAACTGCCCCGGAAAACGTCCTCGTCTCCGGTGGCCTCGCCGATCAGGTCGTCGCTCGCGTCATCGAACAGTGGCCAGCGCCCCCCGCCAAATAGACCCACATCCCCACAGGCCTCTCTCTGCTATCCTCAACCTTCATAATCTGCAACAAACCGGAGTATCTCGATGGCAAAAGGCGTCAATAAAGTTCTTCTCCTGGGCAACGTAGGCAAAGACCCCGAAATCCGTTCCACCGCCGGCGGCACCATAGTCGCCAGCTTCTCGCTCGCTACGGCCGATCGTCAGAAAGACCAGCAAGGTAACTGGCAGGACAAGACCGAGTGGCACAATCTCGTAGCCTTCAGCCGCACCGCCGAGATCGTCCGCGACTACGTCAAGAAGGGCACCCAGCTCTACATCGAAGGCAAGATCCAAACCCGCTCCTGGGACGACAAAGAGTCCGGCCAGAAGAAATACAAGACTGAGATCCTCGTCAACGAGCTCACCCTCCTCGGCGGAGCTCCCGGCGGACGCAGCGAAGGCGGCAGCGGCGGCTACTCCAAGTCCAGCACTGCCAGCTTCGACCAGCGCACCCCGTCCAGCCAGCCCGACTACGCCGACCAGGGCATCACCGACGACGACATCCCGTTTTAGTTTGTAAGAAAACCCGACGAACGATTTCAAAGCGTCTGCCACCATCGGCTTTATCGCAATGGTGGCAGTTTTACGTCTCCATAGAATAGTGCAAACGTCTTACGGCATCGTGACCCGTCGCTGACAAGTCCCTCCCACATACTCACTACTCTCCAATCAAGCCGGACAAGATCGCCTGTCCGGCGAGACCTCTGCGCATCCAGCAGACAGAGAAATGTGAGGAACAATGCAAAGCTATCGTCACAGGGAATCATCAGGCGTCAGGGCCACGTGCAACAGATTTTTAGCCCTCTGCCTCGCGCTCACGGCTTCATCGGGTCATGCATTCGCACAAGCAGCTGGGACCTATCAAATTACCAATCTCATCTCCGACGGCTCCGTACCGGCCATCACGACTGATCCCAACTTCGTCAACCCCTGGGGCATCTCCATTGGCACTGACTTCTGGATCAACACTGCCGCCACAGGCTTCGATTACGTCGCTCTGACGAACGGCACCATCCCTTTCAAGGTCGTCGTTCCAGCCGCATCTGGGGGCACCACCACGACCGGCACACCCACCGGCACTGTTTTTGTTGGCTCCGCAAACGGTTTTAACCAGCCTGACGGATCGAAGGCAGTCTTCCTCTTCTCCTCACTCGACGGCACAATATCGGCCTGGAACCCGGCTCTGGGCACCGCGAACAGTGTTGCCCAGATTACAGTCAACAACAGCGCCGCCGGGGCCGTCTACACAGACATGGCGCTGATGACCAACGCCAACGGCACCTTCATTCTCGCCTCCAACTTCGGTCCCAAGCCCAGCATCGACGTCTTCGACAGCAACTATCAAGCTGCCAAACTCCCCGGAACCTTCACCGACCCTAACCTTCCCGCAGGTTACGCACCCTTCGCTGTCCACACAATCGGCACGCAGGTGTTCGTTACTTACGCGATGCAAAGCGTCACCACAACCTCCGTACCGACTCCGACGTCACCAACGGGCTATATCGTGCCGCAAAGCGCCTCGGCGAATCCGCGTTCTGTCCAGCAGGTCCCCGGCCCCGGTAATGGTATCGTCAGCGTCTTCGATACCAACGGCAACTTTGTGGCCCGCGCCATCACCGGCGGCAACCTTAATGCTCCATGGGGAATGGCACTCGCCCCGTCCACCTTCGGCATCTACGGCGGCGACCTGCTTGTAGGCAACTTCGGCGACGGCATCATCAACGTCTACGACCCCAAGAGCTTCGCCTATCTGGGGCAGATTACCGACACCAACGGCAAATCTGTCATCTATCCCTCCCTCTGGGAGATCACCTTCGGCACCGCCAATTACGGCGACGTCAACTCTCTCTACTTCACCGCTGGCCTTTCGAGCGAATCCCACGGACTCTTCGGCGTCATCTCCAACAACCCAACCCCAACCGGCACGCCGACCTTCGGAGTTAGCGCTTCCAACTCCGTCTCCACCATTGCAGCCGGATCCTCCAGCCAGATGGTCGTCAGCGTGGCACCCACCAACAACTTCAGCGGGACCGTCACTCTCGCCTGCAGCGGTCTGCCTGCGGGTGCAACCTGCAACTTCTCGCCCAGCCAACTCTCAGTCTCTCCTATGTCCAGCGCCCTCAGCACCGTCACCATTCAGACGTCAAAGAGCGGCGCAATGCTGACTCCACCTTTTGGAATGTCGGCATCCCATGCAGCAGCAATCTCCGCAGCCCTGTTGCTTCCGTTCGGCTCGCTCATGCTCTTCACCAATCGCCGGCGGTCCGAAAAGCAGAAGCAGCTCTTTCTTCTAAGCCTCTCAGCCTTCGTTCTCCTGTCGGTGGGGGTCATCGCCGGCTGTTCGAACTACATGGCACCCGCGAGCGCCGCAATGACCCCTGCTCCAACGGCACCCACGACACCAACGACTCCCGGCACACCCACCGGTCAGTCCCAGGTCACAATCACCGCGACTGCCGGCTCTATCACGCAGAGCACCGTCGTCGGGCTCACTGTTCAATAAAGCGTTCCTCAACTCATCGGGCCGTCCTTCATTGGGCGGCCTTTTTTCTGCCGAACGCAGAAGTTCTGAGAAGAGTGTCCCTCGCGCACTCTCCAACTGCTGCCTTACACTAGCCATATGCTCGACGAATCCGCCTTCCGCCGCCACTCCGACGACGCCCTCGAATCCCTTAAGCAGTCCCTCATCGCCGCCGAAGACGACGCTGACGGCGCCTTCGAGTTCGAGGATAACAACGGCGTCATGAACATCATCTTCGGAGACGGCTCCAGCAAGTTCGTCGTCACGCCCAACACTCCTATCCGCCAGATCTGGATCTCCGCCCTCGCTACCAGCTACAAGCTCGACTGGTCCGAAGACGCCAGCGTCTTTGCCCTACCCAAAACCGGCGAAGACCTCAAGACCCTCATCCAGCGGCTGCTCCGCGAACACCTCAACGACTCCACCATCACCCTGACGTAGTAAACCTACAACATTCGTAGGAGCACGCAACCACTTGCAAACACGCGGCTTGCTGCTACACTACCCAACACTTAGAGGGAACACCGCTGCCGAACACGCCACTGCTCTCCGTCGCCATCATCACGCTCAACGAAGAGGCTAACCTCGCCCGCACCCTCCTGAGCGTCCAGTTCGCCGACGAGATCATCGTCCTCGACTCCGGCTCAACGGACCGAACCCTCGAGATCGCCCGCTCCTTCGACGCCACCGTCATCTCCGAACCCTGGAAGGGCTTCGCCGCGCAGAAAAACTCCGCCATTGAAAAATGCACCGGCACCTGGGTCCTCTCGCTCGACGCCGACGAAGAACTAACCGCCGAACTCCAGACCGAGATCCGCGCCCTGCTCCCGCGCAACCCCTCTGCCGACGCCTTCCTCCTCAAGCGCCGCAATCTCTTCCTCAACCGTTGGATCCGCCGTGGGGGCTTCTATCCTGACCCCAAGCTCCGGCTGTTCCGCCGCCATGCTGCCAACTTCGCCCCGCCCGCCCGCTTCACCGACAGGCCCGTCCACGAGACCATCGCCTTCACAGGCAACCTCGAGACACTGCACTCCGACCTGATCCACCACGCCTACCCCACCCTCGAGAGCTACCTCGAGCACATGGACCGCTACAGCACCCTCGGCGCAAAACTTCTCGTCGCCAAGGGCAAAACCAGCCGCTCCGTCGTCGCCTTCGCCTACAACGTCTTCATAATCCCTTTCTCCACCTTCGTCTGGAACTACTTCTTCCGCCTCGGCATCCTCGACGGCCGCGAGGGCTTCCTGCTGCACCTCTACCACTCCGGTTACACCAGCTGGAAGTACGCTAAAGCCTGGCAGGCCGCACGCAAACCGTAGCGTTCTCCGTGCTACAACAGAGGAATGCGCTCACGTCTGGCCCTCGGCCTCCTGCTCCTGGCGACCTCGTTCCCCGTCCTCACAGCCCAGTCCTCGACACCGACCATCGCCAGCAAAACCGCCGGCATGAACCGCATCGACGGCCTTCTGCCCATCACCTGGGACGCCAAAGCCGGCAAGCTCTACCTCGAGATCCCCCACTTCGACGCCGCTGGCAATAGCCAGGACTTCCTCTACACCCACTCCCTCCCCTACGGCACCGGCTCCAACGACCTCGGCCTCGACCGCGGCCAGATCTCCGAAGGCGCCATCGTCCGATTCCAGCGCACCGGCCCCAAAGTCCTCCTCGTCCAGCCGAACGAAGCCTTCCGCTCCTCCTCTACCGACTCCGCCGAACAACTCGCCGTCCGCCAGTCCTTTCCCGAGTCGGTTCTCTACGGCTTCAAAGTCGAGGCCGAAGACCCCAGCGGAGCCGTCCTCGTCGACGCCACCAGCTTCTTCGTCCGTGACGCCCACGGCGTAGCCGAAACCCTCACCCACCTCAAGCAAGGTACCTTCAAACTCGACGACTCCCGCTCGACCATCTCGCTCGACTCCACCAGAGCCTTCCCCCGCAACACCGAGGTCGAGGCCATCCTCACCTTCACCACCGACGACCCCTCCAAGGGCGAGTTCGTCACCAACGTCACCCCCGATCCCCACGCCCTCACCGTCCGCCAGCACCAGTCCTTCATCCAGCTTCCTGACCCCGGCTTCACCCCGCGCCGCTTCGATCCCCGCGCCGGCTACTACCCCATCTCATGGCGCGATTACACCGCCCCGCTCGGCGCGAATCTCGATCAACAATTCATCACCCGCCATCGCCTCATCAAAAAAGACCCCTCCTGCAAAACCGCCTGCGAACCGGTAGCCCCCATTCAGTACTACGTCGATCGCGGAGCACCCGAGCCCATCCGCACCGCACTCCTCGAAGGTGCTCGCTGGTGGGACCAGGCCTTCCAGGCCGCAGGCTGGGCTAAAGGCACCTTCCGTGTCGACATCCTTCCCGCCGACGCCGACCCCATGGACGTCCGCTACAACATCATCCAGTGGGTGCACCGCTACACCCGCGGCTGGAGCTACGGCGAGGGCGTTACCGACCCACGCACCGGCGAGATCATCAAAGGCAACGTCACCCTCGGCTCCCTTCGCGGCCGCCAGGACTACCTCATAGCCGAAGCCCTCCTCTCGCCCTACGTCACCGGCCAGACCATCACACCAGCCAACGACCCCATGCTCCAGATGGTCCTCCAGCGCATCCGCCAGCTAGCCGCGCACGAGACCGGCCACACCCTCGGCCTCGCGCATAACTTCGCCGCCAGCGCCTTCGGAACCACTCTGCCTAACGGCACCTCCGTAATGGACTACCCCCACCCCTACATCGCCCTCGGCCCCAACGGTATCCCCGACCTCTCCCACGCCTACGCCGTAAACATCGGAGACTGGGACAAAGTCTCCATCGACTACGGCTACCGCGAGTTCGACCAATCAGCAAAGCCCACCGAAGACACAGCCGCCCTCAACAACATCCTCGAAGCCAGCCAGAAGCGTGGTCTCATCTTTATCTCCGACGCAGACGCCCGCCCCCTCGGCAGCGCTCACCCGAACGCACACCTCTGGGACAACGGAGCTGATCCCGCAACGGAGCTGGAACGTATCCTGACCATCCGCAAAGCCGCACTCGCCCGCTTCGGCGAAAACGCCATCAAGCCCGGCACCCCCATGGCCCAGCTTGAAGACACCCTCGTTCCCCTCTACCTCCTACATCGCTACCAGACCGAAGCCACCATCAAGCAGATCGGCGGCCTCGACTACACGTACGCCCTTCGTGGAGACGGGCAGCTCGTCACAAAAATCGTCGCCCCCGCTGACCAGAAAAAAGCCCTCACCGCCGTCCTCGTCACCCTCTCGCCCGACTTCCTCACCCTCCCCGAGCCACTGCTCGCCATCCTCCCACCCCGTCCCATGGGCCTCCCCCACACCCGCGAGTCCTTCCCTTCGCAGACCGGCCTCACCTTCGACCCCATTGCCACAGCTGAGGCCTCCGCCGACCTCACCCTCACCGTTCTCCTCGACCCCGCTCGCGCCTCCCGTCTCGTCCAGTACCACATGCGCGAACCCGCCGCCCCCTCCCTCCGCGGAGTCCTCGAATCCGTCTCCAAAGTCACCGCCGAACGCACCGACGGAGGCCACACCATGTCATCCGAGGTAGGCCGCGCCGTCGAAACCCGCGCACTGGAAGCCATGTTCGCCCTCGCGATGAACCCCGTCGCTTCCAGCCAGGCCCGCGCCATCACCCGCTCGCACATCAACGACGTCTACAAAGAAATAACCACCGCCCCACCGCTCACGGACACCGCCGAAGCCATCCACCGCGCCGCCCTCATCGAACGCATCCAGGAGTTCCAGCGCGACCCAGCCAAATTTACCCCAGCCAAACCCATCGAAGCCCCACCCGGCATGCCCATCGGCAACGACGAAGAGATGTAATTCGGACGTAGCTTCGTCATCATCTTTGTCGTTGCCTTTTTGATTGTCATCCTTCGCGAAGCGGAGGATCTGCTTTGCCTGTTTCAGCTCGTCATTCCGGCATCGTCATCTCGCGTCCAAAAACACCCTTATAATTTGCTGCGAGAAGTGATTTGATCGTATTTGCTAAGCGGATTAGACGAGGCGGGAATTTCTATGACCCGAACGGCTCCAGCAGCGCTCTTGACTTTGATATCGATCTGTTTACCTGCTCAAGACAACACCGTACCTGCTCCCGAGCCAGTGGCTTTCTCATTAGTGGAGGGAAGTACGGATCTCAGCCCTCATGGGATAAACGCCAGTTCTTGCATCTCAGTTACCTCGAACGGGCACTTCCACATCGAAATGAGGTTCCAGCAACTTCCACAGGACTACGCAACGCTGCACATCTACGAGTCATCGCTCGATGATTTCCAGATGCAGCGATTGAAGAATCTATTGAACAGCCAGAGCATTCGCGATCTCGCCCCCTATACACACCCGATAACTCCCATGCTGGGCCGCTACTTCTCGGAGGTATATGTACACATTCCACGCGAGCACACATCACAAAACATCGGGTATCTCATGTGGGATGAACAAACGGCAACGCCGAACGCATCTCCAGAATCCACCCCAGCGGCGATTAAGGAAGAATGGCGTTCCGCCCGCACTACACTTGTGCCTCTGGTGCAATGGTTCCACGAAGTTGAGGGGATGAAATGGCCGGAAGTTCCCGCGTCCCGTTCCAATCTGTGTGGCCTGAATTTGGGCAATTGGTAGATCCAGCATCCCATGCAGTTGATTCCGACCATCCGCTGACATAAGTTGTTTGGATGAGAATTCCCGCTGCTGCACTACTCCTCGCGTCGATCTTTGGAACCTGGTTTACGTCCGCGCAGACTCCGAGCGCCACAATTGGGCCTGGAGCGTTCGTGGAGGTCGATGGAGCTCGACTCCATTACGAGGAGTGTGGCAGCGGACCTAAAGCGGTAA encodes:
- a CDS encoding TIGR03118 family protein codes for the protein MQSYRHRESSGVRATCNRFLALCLALTASSGHAFAQAAGTYQITNLISDGSVPAITTDPNFVNPWGISIGTDFWINTAATGFDYVALTNGTIPFKVVVPAASGGTTTTGTPTGTVFVGSANGFNQPDGSKAVFLFSSLDGTISAWNPALGTANSVAQITVNNSAAGAVYTDMALMTNANGTFILASNFGPKPSIDVFDSNYQAAKLPGTFTDPNLPAGYAPFAVHTIGTQVFVTYAMQSVTTTSVPTPTSPTGYIVPQSASANPRSVQQVPGPGNGIVSVFDTNGNFVARAITGGNLNAPWGMALAPSTFGIYGGDLLVGNFGDGIINVYDPKSFAYLGQITDTNGKSVIYPSLWEITFGTANYGDVNSLYFTAGLSSESHGLFGVISNNPTPTGTPTFGVSASNSVSTIAAGSSSQMVVSVAPTNNFSGTVTLACSGLPAGATCNFSPSQLSVSPMSSALSTVTIQTSKSGAMLTPPFGMSASHAAAISAALLLPFGSLMLFTNRRRSEKQKQLFLLSLSAFVLLSVGVIAGCSNYMAPASAAMTPAPTAPTTPTTPGTPTGQSQVTITATAGSITQSTVVGLTVQ
- a CDS encoding DUF420 domain-containing protein, translated to MPGTTSASSLPNNQLRTPPAIIAAIIAVSAVASAFICWLVYFHAPTDVAGTQLRSLPLVNAILNALATIALLFGYRFILARRIPQHRAAMFAAFFFSSIFLVSYLVNFNLHGETHFNRLSPWWPFYWKLLASHIVLSVLALPLILITFFLSLTGRFPIHKKVARYTFPIWLYVSITGVIIYWMQSAIH
- a CDS encoding single-stranded DNA-binding protein, with product MAKGVNKVLLLGNVGKDPEIRSTAGGTIVASFSLATADRQKDQQGNWQDKTEWHNLVAFSRTAEIVRDYVKKGTQLYIEGKIQTRSWDDKESGQKKYKTEILVNELTLLGGAPGGRSEGGSGGYSKSSTASFDQRTPSSQPDYADQGITDDDIPF
- the cyaY gene encoding iron donor protein CyaY, which encodes MLDESAFRRHSDDALESLKQSLIAAEDDADGAFEFEDNNGVMNIIFGDGSSKFVVTPNTPIRQIWISALATSYKLDWSEDASVFALPKTGEDLKTLIQRLLREHLNDSTITLT
- the cyoE gene encoding heme o synthase, whose translation is MAHSATTDHVLAQAKATPTLLADYATLFKLRVSTMVIITAGAGFYLGSLRSGISPFHAGLIQALAGIAVVTCGSSALNQALERRTDAHMRRTSNRPMAAGRISLAHGLLLGFAAIFLGSLYLAYTTNLLTGTLTLLTAIGYVGIYTPLKRITPINTFIGAFPGALPPLIGWTAARGVIEWPAVALFAILFVWQFPHFMAIGWLYRDDYAAAGIRLTPTQTDPQDAARSTVIQSLFYAVLMIPVSLWPTWLGTTGNFYAVAATILSAGYLWYTIRFARIVRAPLAPDARTYARDLLKASVIYLPLLMAAMMLDAKGRLLF
- a CDS encoding zinc-dependent metalloprotease — its product is MRSRLALGLLLLATSFPVLTAQSSTPTIASKTAGMNRIDGLLPITWDAKAGKLYLEIPHFDAAGNSQDFLYTHSLPYGTGSNDLGLDRGQISEGAIVRFQRTGPKVLLVQPNEAFRSSSTDSAEQLAVRQSFPESVLYGFKVEAEDPSGAVLVDATSFFVRDAHGVAETLTHLKQGTFKLDDSRSTISLDSTRAFPRNTEVEAILTFTTDDPSKGEFVTNVTPDPHALTVRQHQSFIQLPDPGFTPRRFDPRAGYYPISWRDYTAPLGANLDQQFITRHRLIKKDPSCKTACEPVAPIQYYVDRGAPEPIRTALLEGARWWDQAFQAAGWAKGTFRVDILPADADPMDVRYNIIQWVHRYTRGWSYGEGVTDPRTGEIIKGNVTLGSLRGRQDYLIAEALLSPYVTGQTITPANDPMLQMVLQRIRQLAAHETGHTLGLAHNFAASAFGTTLPNGTSVMDYPHPYIALGPNGIPDLSHAYAVNIGDWDKVSIDYGYREFDQSAKPTEDTAALNNILEASQKRGLIFISDADARPLGSAHPNAHLWDNGADPATELERILTIRKAALARFGENAIKPGTPMAQLEDTLVPLYLLHRYQTEATIKQIGGLDYTYALRGDGQLVTKIVAPADQKKALTAVLVTLSPDFLTLPEPLLAILPPRPMGLPHTRESFPSQTGLTFDPIATAEASADLTLTVLLDPARASRLVQYHMREPAAPSLRGVLESVSKVTAERTDGGHTMSSEVGRAVETRALEAMFALAMNPVASSQARAITRSHINDVYKEITTAPPLTDTAEAIHRAALIERIQEFQRDPAKFTPAKPIEAPPGMPIGNDEEM